A part of Neodiprion pinetum isolate iyNeoPine1 chromosome 4, iyNeoPine1.2, whole genome shotgun sequence genomic DNA contains:
- the LOC138190792 gene encoding uncharacterized protein translates to MKTALRRFRVPGSLPPESCALSPLSGVTRVPGQALGGSCTPGPLPGETRLQNKRSVVSALQVRHLVKLDFQDKRTVVSALKVDYLVKLDIQDKRCVVPTLQVRYLVNLDSRRTRKTRRTRWTRRTKISAQYNPRWLSVVVRGGWRLLEVVGGGRGGGRTELSLKALLT, encoded by the exons ATGAAAaccgcgctccgcagatttcgagtaccgggttctctacctcctgaaTCCTGCGCTCTGAGTCCACTTTCTGGTGtaactcgagttccaggacaagcgctggGTGGTTCCTgcactccaggtccgctacctggtgaaactcgacttcagaacaagcgctccgtagtttctgcgctccaggtccgccacctggtgaaactcgacttccaggacaagcgcaccgtagtttctgcgctcaaggtcGACTACCTAGTCAAACTTGAcatccaggacaagcgctgcGTGGTTCctacgctccaggtccgctacctggtgaatcTTGACTCTCGGAGGACAAgaaagacgaggagaacaaggtggacgaggaggacgaagaTTTCTGCACA gtacaacccgaggtggttatcggtggttgttcgaggtggttggcgattgttggaggtggtcggaggtggacgaggaggaggacgaactgaactgagtctcaaagccctgttgacataa